One Delphinus delphis chromosome 3, mDelDel1.2, whole genome shotgun sequence genomic region harbors:
- the NHP2 gene encoding H/ACA ribonucleoprotein complex subunit 2 → MTKIKADPDGPEAQADACCGERTYHELLVNLNPIAQPLASRRLTRKLYKCIKKAVKQKQIRRGVKEVQKFINKGEKGIMVLAGDTLPIEVYCHLPVMCEDRNLPYVYIPSKTDLGAAAGSKRPTCVIMVKPHEEYQEAYDECLEEVQALPPPM, encoded by the exons ATGACCAAAATAAAGGCAGATCCAGACGGGCCGGAGGCTCAGGCGGACGCGTGCTGCGGAGAGCGCACTTACCATGAGCTGCTGGTGAATCTGAACCCCATCGCGCAGCCTCTGGCTTCTCGCCGCCTCACGCGGAAGCTCTACAAATGCATCAAGAAAG CCGTAAAGCAGAAGCAGATTCGGCGCGGGGTGAAGGAAGTTCAGAAATTTATCAACAAAGGCGAGAAAGG GATCATGGTTTTGGCAGGAGACACATTACCCATTGAGGTATACTGCCATCTCCCAGTTATGTGTGAAGACCGGAATTTGCCGTACGTCTATATCCCCTCTAAGACG GACCTGGGTGCAGCCGCCGGCTCTAAGCGCCCCACCTGTGTGATAATGGTCAAGCCCCATGAGGAATACCAGGAGGCCTATGACGAGTGCCTGGAGGAGGTAcaggccctgcccccacccatgtGA
- the RMND5B gene encoding E3 ubiquitin-protein transferase RMND5B isoform X2: MSQCCRKIKDTVQKLASDHKDIHSSVSRVGKAIDRNFDSEICGVVSDAVWDSREKQQQILQMAILEHLYQQGMLSVAEELCQESTLNVDLDFKQPFLELNRILEALHEQDLGPALEWAVSHRQRLLELNSSLEFKLHRLHFIRLLAGGPEKQLEALSYARHFQPFARLHQREIQVMMGSLVYLRLGLEKSPYCHLLDNSHWAEICETFTRDACSLLGLSVESPLSVSFASGCVALPVLMNIKAVIEQRQCTGVWSHKDELPIEIELGMKCWYHSVFACPILRQQTSDSNPPIKLICGHVISRDALNKLINGGKLKCPYCPMEQNPADGKRIIF, from the exons ATGTCTCAGTGCTGCCGGAAGATAAAAGACACCGTGCAGAAACTGGCTTCAGACCACAAGGACATTCACAGCAGTGTCTCCCGAGTGGGCAAAGCCATTGACAGG AACTTTGACTCTGAGATTTGCGGTGTAGTCTCCGACGCAGTGTGGGACTCTcgggagaagcagcagcagatcCTGCAGATGGCCATCTTGGAGCACCTGTACCAGCAGGGCATGCTCAGTGTTGCTGAGGAGCTGTGCCAG gAATCAACACTGAATGTGGATTTGGATTTCAAGCAACCTTTCCTGGAGTTGAATCGAATCCTGGAAGCTCTGCATGAACAAGACCTGGGGCCAGCATTGGA ATGGGCCGTCTCCCACAGGCAGCGTCTGCTCGAGCTCAACAGCTCCCTGGAGTTCAAGCTGCACCGACTGCACTTCATCCGCCTCCTGGCAGGTGGCCCTGAGAAGCAGCTGGAGGCCCTCAGCTACGCCCGGCACTTCCAGCCCTTTGCTCGGCTTCACCAGCGGG AGATCCAGGTGATGATGGGCAGTCTGGTATACCTGCGGCTGGGCTTGGAGAAGTCACCCTACTGCCACCTCCTGGACAACAGCCATTGGGCCGAGATCTGTGAGACCTTTACGCGCGATGCTTGTTCCCTGTTGGGCCTTTCTGTGGAGTCACCCCTCAGCGTCAG CTTTGCCTCTGGCTGTGTGGCGCTGCCAGTGCTGATGAACATTAAAGCTGTGATCGAGCAGAGGCAGTGCACTGGGGTCTGGAGTCACAAGGATGAGTTACCG ATTGAGATCGAACTAGGTATGAAGTGCTGGTACCACTCAGTGTTCGCGTGCCCCATCCTCCGTCAGCAGACGTCGGATTCCAACCCTCCCATCAAGCTCATTTGTGGCCATGTCATCTCCCGAGATGCACTCAACAAGCTCATTAACGGAGGAAA GCTGAAGTGTCCCTACTGTCCCATGGAGCAGAACCCAGCAGATGGGAAACGCATCATATTCTGA
- the RMND5B gene encoding E3 ubiquitin-protein transferase RMND5B isoform X1, whose product MEQCASVEREVDKVLQKFLTYGQHCEQSLEELLHYVGQLRAELASAALQGTPLSATLSLVMSQCCRKIKDTVQKLASDHKDIHSSVSRVGKAIDRNFDSEICGVVSDAVWDSREKQQQILQMAILEHLYQQGMLSVAEELCQESTLNVDLDFKQPFLELNRILEALHEQDLGPALEWAVSHRQRLLELNSSLEFKLHRLHFIRLLAGGPEKQLEALSYARHFQPFARLHQREIQVMMGSLVYLRLGLEKSPYCHLLDNSHWAEICETFTRDACSLLGLSVESPLSVSFASGCVALPVLMNIKAVIEQRQCTGVWSHKDELPIEIELGMKCWYHSVFACPILRQQTSDSNPPIKLICGHVISRDALNKLINGGKLKCPYCPMEQNPADGKRIIF is encoded by the exons ATGGAGCAGTGTGCAAGTGTGGAGAGAGAGGTGGACAAGGTCCTGCAGAAGTTCCTGACCTATGGGCAGCACTGTGAGCAGAGCCTGGAGGAGCTGCTGCACTACGTGGGCCAGCTGCGGGCTGAGCTGGCCAGCGCAG CCCTCCAGGGGACCCCTCTCTCAGCCACCCTCTCCCTGGTGATGTCTCAGTGCTGCCGGAAGATAAAAGACACCGTGCAGAAACTGGCTTCAGACCACAAGGACATTCACAGCAGTGTCTCCCGAGTGGGCAAAGCCATTGACAGG AACTTTGACTCTGAGATTTGCGGTGTAGTCTCCGACGCAGTGTGGGACTCTcgggagaagcagcagcagatcCTGCAGATGGCCATCTTGGAGCACCTGTACCAGCAGGGCATGCTCAGTGTTGCTGAGGAGCTGTGCCAG gAATCAACACTGAATGTGGATTTGGATTTCAAGCAACCTTTCCTGGAGTTGAATCGAATCCTGGAAGCTCTGCATGAACAAGACCTGGGGCCAGCATTGGA ATGGGCCGTCTCCCACAGGCAGCGTCTGCTCGAGCTCAACAGCTCCCTGGAGTTCAAGCTGCACCGACTGCACTTCATCCGCCTCCTGGCAGGTGGCCCTGAGAAGCAGCTGGAGGCCCTCAGCTACGCCCGGCACTTCCAGCCCTTTGCTCGGCTTCACCAGCGGG AGATCCAGGTGATGATGGGCAGTCTGGTATACCTGCGGCTGGGCTTGGAGAAGTCACCCTACTGCCACCTCCTGGACAACAGCCATTGGGCCGAGATCTGTGAGACCTTTACGCGCGATGCTTGTTCCCTGTTGGGCCTTTCTGTGGAGTCACCCCTCAGCGTCAG CTTTGCCTCTGGCTGTGTGGCGCTGCCAGTGCTGATGAACATTAAAGCTGTGATCGAGCAGAGGCAGTGCACTGGGGTCTGGAGTCACAAGGATGAGTTACCG ATTGAGATCGAACTAGGTATGAAGTGCTGGTACCACTCAGTGTTCGCGTGCCCCATCCTCCGTCAGCAGACGTCGGATTCCAACCCTCCCATCAAGCTCATTTGTGGCCATGTCATCTCCCGAGATGCACTCAACAAGCTCATTAACGGAGGAAA GCTGAAGTGTCCCTACTGTCCCATGGAGCAGAACCCAGCAGATGGGAAACGCATCATATTCTGA
- the N4BP3 gene encoding NEDD4-binding protein 3, protein MATAPGPAGIAMGNVGSLLERQDISPEELRAALAGSRGSRQPDGLFRKSLGQRELFSYLHLPKKDSKTTKRASRNEPADYATLYYQEHPRASDFSKTSLPERGRFDKCHIRPSVFKPTVGTGKAFLSTQSLAAHKGQKLWRSNGSLHTLACHPPLSPGPRASQAQARAQLLHALSLDEGGPEPEPSLSDSSSGGSFGRSPSTGPGPFCSSLGHTNHLGGSLDRASRGPKEAMLSCLPEPPPPYEFSCPTAEDMVAVLPDTCEELKRGLSDENGTNPFTQVLEERQRLWLSELKRLYVEQLHEVTQKAERSERNLQLQLFMAQQEQRRLRKELRAQQGLGPEADPSARSEEEARWEVCQKTAEISLLKQQLREAQAELAQKLAEIFSLKTQLRGSRVQAQAQDAELAQLREAVRSLQEQAPREEAPGSCETDDCKSRGLLGEAGGSEAGDGAEQLRAELLKERLRGQEQALRFEQERRIWQEEKERVLRYQREIQGGYMDMYHRNQVLEQELRALREPLAPWSPRLESSKI, encoded by the exons ATGGCcacagccccaggccctgctggCATTGCCATGGGCAACGTGGGCAGCCTGTTGGAACGGCAGGACATTTCCCCTGAAGAGCTACGGGCAGCACTCGCAGGGTCTCGGGGCTCCCGCCAGCCTGATGGGCTGTTCCGGAAAAGCTTGGGCCAGCGCGAGCTCTTCAGCTACCTGCACCTCCCCAAGAAGGACAGCAAGACCACCAAGCGGGCCTCTCGGAACGAGCCTGCCGACTATGCCACCCTCTACTACCAGGAACATCCTCGGGCCAGTGACTTCAGCAAGACTTCGCTGCCTGAGCGGGGTCGTTTTGACAAG TGCCACATTCGCCCATCAGTATTCAAGCCGACAGTGGGCACCGGGAAAGCCTTCCTGTCCACGCAGAGCCTGGCGGCCCACAAGGGTCAGAAGCTGTGGCGCAGCAATGGCAGCCTGCACACGCTGGCCTGCCACCCTCCCCTGAGCCCAGGGCCCCGGgccagccaggcccaggcccgTGCCCAGCTGCTGCACGCCCTCAGCCTGGATGAGGGTGGCCCTGAGCCCGAGCCCAGTCTGTCCGACTCCTCCAGTGGAGGCAGCTTTGGCCGCAGTCCCAGCACTGGTCCCGGCCCCTTCTGCTCCTCCCTGGGCCACACTAACCACCTCGGGGGCTCCCTGGACCGGGCCTCACGGGGTCCCAAGGAGGCTATGCTGAGCTGCTTGCCTGAACCACCACCCCCCTACGAGTTCTCCTGCCCCACTGCCGAGGACATGGTGGCCGTGCTGCCCGACACCTGCGAGGAGCTCAAGAGGGGCCTCAGTGATGAGAATGGCACCAACCCCTTCACGCAG GTGCTGGAGGAGCGCCAGCGTCTGTGGCTGTCTGAGCTGAAGCGCCTATACGTGGAGCAGTTGCATGAGGTGACCCAGAAGGCCGAGCGTAGTGAGCGCAACCTCCAGCTGCAGCTGTTCATGGCCCAGCAGGAGCAACGGCGCCTACGCAAGGAGCTGCGGGCACAGCAGGGCCTGGGCCCAGAGGCCGATCCCAGTGCCCGATCAGAGGAAGAAGCCCGATGGGAG GTGTGCCAGAAGACAGCAGAGATTAGCCTCCTGAAGCAGCAGCTGCGGGAGGCCCAGGCTGAGCTGGCACAGAAGCTTGCTGAGATCTTCAGCCTGAAGACGCAACTTCGGGGCAGCCGGGTGCAAGCCCAGGCCCAGGACGCAGAGCTGGCCCAGCTGCGAGAGGCTGTGCGGAGCCTGCAGGAGCAGGCCCCTCGGGAGGAGGCCCCAGGCAGCTGTGAGACCGATGACTGCAAGAGCAGGGGGCtgctgggggaggcaggaggcagtgAGGCCGGCGATGGTGCCGAGCAGCTGCGGGCTGAGCTGCTGAAGGAGCGGCTCCGGGGCCAGGAGCAGGCGCTGCGCTTTGAGCAGGAGCGGCGGATATGGCAGGAGGAGAAGGAGCGGGTGCTGCGCTACCAGCGGGAGATCCAGGGGGGCTACATGGACATGTACCACCGCAACCAGGTGCTGGAACAGGAGCTGCGGGCACTGCGGGAGCCCCTCGCGCCCTGGAGCCCTCGGCTTGAGTCCTCCAAGATCTGA